ACTGGAATTCGGCAAACACCTGAGCAGATAGTTGCAGCTGCAATTCAGGAAGATGTTGACTTTCTTGGAATAAGTATTTTATCTGGCGCTCATAATGTTTTGCTTTCTAAAGTGATGAAACTTCTTAAAGAAAATAGAGCAGAGGATATAATTGTCTTTGGCGGTGGAGTAATTCCGAAAGATGATATTCCTTATTTGAAAGATATTGGAGTTAAAGCAATCTTTACCCCAGGCACCAAATCAAAAGAAATTATTGAGTTTATTGAGAAAGAGTCCCGATACATCGGGATAAAATAAAATGATTGGAAATATCATTCAAAAATAAAAAACTGGGATTTATCCCAAAAGGAGAAAAAATGGGTATAATAATCATCCTTATAATTCTGATTGTGCTATATTGGCAGGCAAAGAGTATTTTCCACGATAAAGCTAAATTGGCAAAAACTATT
This sequence is a window from Candidatus Cloacimonadota bacterium. Protein-coding genes within it:
- a CDS encoding cobalamin B12-binding domain-containing protein — protein: MEKKIRILIAKPGLDGHDRGAKFVARALRDAGYEIIYTGIRQTPEQIVAAAIQEDVDFLGISILSGAHNVLLSKVMKLLKENRAEDIIVFGGGVIPKDDIPYLKDIGVKAIFTPGTKSKEIIEFIEKESRYIGIK